From one Anaerococcus prevotii DSM 20548 genomic stretch:
- the typA gene encoding translational GTPase TypA, translating to MKREDIRNVAIIAHVDHGKTTLVDGLLRTSGLFRDNQEVNERVMDSNTIEKERGITILSKNTAVFYKDKKINIIDTPGHADFGGEVERVLNMAESVVLVVDSHEGPMPQTKFVLKKAIELGLPAIICINKVDRPDQRIDEVEDEILDLFISLDADESYLESPFVYASAKNGWASNEKGTVKEDMTDLLDTIIDYTPAFEADEDAPFKVLVSTTDYNEYLGRIAIGKVESGVIKKNDNAVITNYNDKDRHLKSKIVTIYEFDGLERKEVEESKFGSIVALSGMEDINIGDTIGTESDSEPIEFTKISEPTLSMTFSVNDSPFAGRDGKYVTSRHLRDRLLKEKETDVSLRVEATDTTEAFKVSGRGELHLSVLIENLRREGYEFQVSKPEVMFKEDENGKRTEPIEIATIDVDQEYSGSIIEKLGRRKGEMIDMKPSSSGYNRLVFRIPARGLIGYRTEFMTDTKGTGILNSEFEGYDRYKGDMETRSVGSLIASETGIATAYGLNSAQTRGQLFIEPSDEVYEGLIVGMNAKGLDIDVNVCKKKKLTNTRASGSDDAIMLTPAKKMSVEEMMEFVEKDELIEITPNHLRIRKRILDSNLRYKSKKNN from the coding sequence ATGAAAAGAGAAGATATTAGAAATGTAGCCATTATAGCCCACGTTGACCATGGTAAGACAACCCTAGTGGATGGTCTTTTGAGGACTAGTGGTTTATTTAGAGATAACCAAGAAGTAAATGAGAGAGTAATGGATTCAAACACTATCGAAAAGGAACGTGGAATCACAATTCTTTCCAAAAATACTGCTGTTTTCTATAAAGATAAGAAGATTAACATTATAGACACTCCAGGCCACGCTGACTTCGGTGGAGAGGTAGAGAGAGTCCTAAACATGGCAGAGTCTGTTGTCCTTGTAGTTGACAGCCACGAAGGCCCAATGCCACAGACAAAGTTCGTCTTAAAGAAGGCAATCGAGCTAGGTCTTCCTGCAATTATCTGTATTAACAAGGTAGATAGGCCAGATCAAAGAATTGACGAAGTAGAAGATGAAATCCTAGATCTTTTCATAAGTCTGGATGCAGATGAGTCCTACCTAGAAAGTCCTTTCGTTTACGCTTCAGCCAAAAATGGTTGGGCATCAAACGAAAAGGGAACTGTCAAGGAAGATATGACCGACCTTCTAGATACTATTATAGACTACACCCCAGCATTTGAGGCAGACGAAGATGCACCATTCAAGGTCCTAGTTTCTACCACTGACTACAACGAATACCTTGGAAGAATCGCAATTGGTAAGGTAGAAAGCGGTGTGATTAAGAAAAATGATAACGCAGTAATCACCAACTACAACGACAAGGACAGACACCTTAAGTCAAAAATTGTTACAATCTACGAGTTCGATGGACTTGAGAGAAAGGAAGTCGAAGAGTCTAAGTTTGGTTCAATCGTTGCCCTTTCTGGTATGGAAGATATCAACATAGGAGATACTATAGGAACAGAAAGTGATTCTGAGCCAATCGAGTTTACCAAGATTTCTGAGCCAACCCTATCTATGACCTTTTCTGTAAATGACTCACCATTTGCAGGTCGTGATGGAAAATATGTAACAAGTAGACACCTTAGAGACAGACTCCTTAAGGAAAAAGAAACAGATGTTTCCCTAAGAGTTGAAGCAACAGATACAACAGAAGCCTTCAAGGTATCAGGCCGTGGCGAGCTCCACCTTTCAGTTCTTATCGAAAACCTAAGACGTGAAGGCTATGAATTCCAAGTATCAAAGCCAGAAGTTATGTTTAAGGAAGATGAAAACGGAAAGAGAACCGAGCCAATCGAAATTGCCACAATTGATGTAGACCAAGAATATTCTGGATCTATCATAGAAAAACTCGGCCGCAGGAAGGGTGAGATGATCGATATGAAACCATCAAGCTCAGGCTACAACAGACTAGTCTTCAGGATTCCTGCTAGAGGCCTTATAGGCTACAGGACAGAGTTTATGACAGATACCAAGGGTACAGGTATCCTTAACTCAGAATTCGAAGGATACGACCGTTACAAGGGCGATATGGAGACAAGAAGCGTAGGAAGTCTAATAGCAAGCGAGACAGGAATTGCCACAGCCTACGGCCTAAACTCTGCCCAAACCAGGGGCCAACTTTTCATCGAACCAAGTGATGAGGTCTACGAAGGACTTATAGTTGGAATGAACGCCAAGGGACTTGACATAGACGTAAATGTCTGCAAGAAGAAAAAGCTCACCAACACTCGTGCTAGCGGAAGCGATGATGCTATAATGCTAACACCTGCCAAAAAAATGTCAGTTGAAGAGATGATGGAATTTGTAGAAAAAGATGAGCTAATCGAAATTACACCAAATCACCTAAGAATTAGAAAAAGAATTCTAGATTCAAACCTAAGGTATAAGTCAAAGAAAAATAATTAG
- a CDS encoding redox-sensing transcriptional repressor Rex, which translates to MAKQNISLSVIKRLPKYYRYLESINEKGIIRVSSKELSEITGLTASQIRQDLNHFGCFGQQGYGYNVSELIDELSKIIGVDKKYSMVLIGFGNIGHALYKYKSFRDLGYEFKAVFDKNPELVGDTTNDEVEIYNVEKLEDYLKDNQVDIGIIATPKEVAQDITDILCEGGVKGIWNFSPVDLKVTNNVVIESVHLDESLFTLTYFMNSPEDFIF; encoded by the coding sequence ATGGCTAAGCAAAATATTTCATTATCAGTAATCAAGAGGCTGCCAAAGTACTACAGATATCTTGAAAGCATCAATGAAAAAGGAATCATTAGAGTTTCTTCTAAGGAACTTTCAGAAATCACTGGTCTTACAGCCAGCCAAATCAGACAAGACCTAAACCATTTCGGTTGTTTCGGCCAACAAGGCTACGGTTACAATGTAAGCGAACTAATCGACGAATTATCCAAGATTATTGGAGTTGACAAGAAATACTCCATGGTCCTAATAGGTTTCGGTAACATAGGACATGCTCTTTACAAGTACAAATCATTTAGGGACCTAGGATATGAATTTAAGGCTGTATTTGACAAAAACCCTGAGCTTGTAGGAGATACTACAAATGATGAAGTAGAAATCTACAATGTAGAAAAATTAGAAGACTACCTAAAGGATAATCAAGTAGACATAGGAATTATCGCAACACCAAAAGAAGTAGCTCAAGACATCACAGATATCCTTTGTGAGGGTGGAGTTAAGGGAATATGGAACTTCTCTCCAGTAGATCTTAAGGTTACAAACAACGTCGTTATTGAATCAGTTCATCTAGACGAGTCCCTCTTTACCCTAACCTACTTTATGAATTCCCCAGAGGATTTTATATTTTAG